One region of Acidobacteriota bacterium genomic DNA includes:
- a CDS encoding FtsX-like permease family protein, protein MKPLFFPRLRNACLNCLRLQIAACLTLTLGASLFAGTVYNYSQIDHGLNFEGVATVRVEPGLVEKSAESILRAYQRLDARLAGGPGIAQHSLAEIAPFEQTLRPVTLFAQEQRHQQQPRKSPAMRNHVSGKYFETLGLGLLEGRSFRDSEVFEPYSQGERVGIINRSTAQRLWPAGSALGRVLYVAESQQEVKVIGVVADHQIWNLRKSTSSVLYEPLGQAGFPPPQASLILKIDRKLSAILPFVQQQMGVVVPGLAAHDGSSLQGRINSLLAEERLLAQATVMVAAAALLFSCAGLFASMISSVRRRSHELGIRLALGASAGRIGWLVCSRAVWIFVAGAGLGAILSYWLSGLLEGKIFGISALDPAVCVITLGLLAVAVGLAAYLPLRRALRLDPARTLKSE, encoded by the coding sequence GTGAAGCCCCTGTTCTTCCCCAGGCTCCGGAACGCATGCCTGAATTGTCTCAGGCTGCAGATCGCCGCCTGTCTGACTTTGACTCTGGGCGCATCGCTGTTCGCCGGGACGGTTTATAACTACTCCCAGATCGACCACGGACTGAATTTCGAGGGAGTTGCAACGGTCAGAGTCGAACCAGGTTTGGTTGAAAAGTCGGCCGAGAGCATCTTGCGAGCCTATCAGCGCCTCGACGCCCGCTTGGCCGGGGGACCTGGAATCGCTCAGCACAGCCTGGCCGAGATCGCGCCCTTCGAACAAACGTTGCGCCCGGTGACCTTGTTCGCCCAAGAGCAGCGACACCAGCAACAGCCGAGAAAGTCGCCTGCTATGCGGAACCACGTGTCCGGCAAGTACTTCGAGACCTTGGGACTCGGACTGCTGGAGGGCCGGAGTTTCCGCGACTCCGAGGTTTTCGAGCCATACAGTCAGGGAGAAAGAGTCGGGATCATCAACCGCTCCACCGCCCAGCGCCTATGGCCGGCCGGCAGTGCGCTGGGACGCGTACTCTACGTCGCGGAATCGCAACAGGAAGTGAAGGTCATCGGAGTCGTGGCCGACCATCAGATATGGAACCTGAGAAAGTCTACCTCCAGCGTCTTGTATGAGCCTCTAGGGCAGGCAGGTTTTCCTCCTCCCCAGGCATCATTGATCCTGAAAATCGATCGGAAGCTCTCGGCTATCCTTCCTTTCGTACAGCAGCAGATGGGGGTCGTGGTACCCGGTTTGGCCGCTCACGACGGCAGTTCCTTGCAAGGCAGGATCAACAGTTTGCTGGCAGAAGAAAGGCTGCTGGCCCAAGCAACAGTAATGGTTGCAGCCGCGGCTCTTCTTTTTTCTTGCGCGGGCCTTTTCGCGAGTATGATCAGCAGCGTCCGCAGACGCTCCCATGAATTGGGGATACGTCTCGCACTGGGAGCTTCGGCCGGCCGAATCGGCTGGCTGGTCTGCTCGCGCGCCGTCTGGATTTTCGTCGCCGGGGCGGGTCTCGGGGCAATCTTGTCATACTGGCTATCCGGCCTTTTGGAAGGAAAGATTTTCGGGATCTCAGCACTCGACCCGGCGGTATGCGTCATCACACTAGGCCTGCTCGCCGTGGCGGTTGGGTTGGCCGCCTACTTGCCTCTGCGGCGCGCCCTGCGTCTCGATCCGGCGAGAACACTGAAGTCGGAGTGA
- a CDS encoding solute carrier family 23 protein, with protein MAAQPSQQLLYGVDERPASLWESLLYGWQHTLVDISPFVLPLGLAAALGFDDLQTAQLISFGLLGMGLATILQTTIGNRLPIIQGPSATLTSSIIPVASQMGPAAMWGAVFAGGLVEAALGASRLLSLLRRYFPPLVSGIVVTVIGLSLARLAARLTLGDGSASNFAFAGGVLALILLLQFGPGKQGILQRGAIFFSIWAVGLGIGSLTGSVSWDLVARQPWLQPPRLFPYGFPGGGWEFSLAAVLAVLAGYLGSVMESVGDYAATCTVAQKRLTSRHINRGIFSEGLGCAAVSLLGGMPCTSYTQNVGIIAATGVASRHVVRVAALFLIAYGLCPKFGALLVAIPRPVLGGVFLLVCAQIVLSGLKLLKNSLQTPSQGLTAGLSLVISLSLPLYTFSPPPTSALHSAPLLIQLTISNPVVLAVTLSIALNLLLTSRPRSE; from the coding sequence ATGGCCGCCCAGCCTTCTCAGCAGCTTCTCTACGGCGTCGATGAGCGTCCGGCCTCGCTCTGGGAAAGCCTGCTCTACGGGTGGCAGCACACGCTGGTCGACATTTCGCCCTTCGTGCTTCCGCTGGGATTGGCGGCGGCGCTGGGTTTCGACGACCTGCAAACGGCCCAATTGATCAGCTTCGGACTGCTGGGGATGGGCCTGGCCACCATCCTTCAAACCACCATCGGCAACCGGCTGCCCATCATCCAGGGACCCTCGGCCACGCTCACCTCCTCGATCATCCCGGTGGCTTCGCAGATGGGGCCTGCCGCCATGTGGGGCGCCGTCTTCGCCGGAGGCCTGGTCGAGGCCGCGCTGGGAGCCTCCCGCCTCCTCTCGCTGCTGCGGCGCTACTTCCCTCCCCTGGTCTCGGGAATCGTGGTCACCGTCATCGGACTCTCGCTGGCGCGGCTGGCGGCCCGCCTCACCCTGGGCGACGGATCGGCTTCCAACTTCGCCTTCGCCGGGGGCGTCCTGGCCCTCATCCTTCTGCTCCAGTTCGGCCCCGGCAAGCAGGGCATTCTCCAGCGCGGAGCCATCTTCTTCTCCATCTGGGCGGTGGGGCTGGGAATCGGTTCCCTGACAGGATCGGTTTCCTGGGACCTGGTGGCCCGACAGCCCTGGCTGCAGCCGCCCCGCCTCTTTCCCTACGGCTTTCCGGGCGGTGGCTGGGAATTCAGCCTGGCCGCCGTCCTGGCCGTGCTGGCGGGATACCTGGGGTCGGTGATGGAATCGGTGGGAGACTATGCCGCCACCTGCACGGTGGCCCAGAAGCGGCTCACCTCGCGCCACATCAACCGCGGCATCTTCAGCGAGGGATTAGGCTGCGCGGCGGTTTCGCTGCTGGGAGGCATGCCCTGCACTTCCTACACCCAGAACGTCGGCATCATCGCCGCTACCGGCGTGGCCAGCCGCCACGTGGTGCGGGTGGCCGCCCTCTTCCTCATCGCCTACGGACTCTGTCCCAAGTTCGGCGCTCTGCTGGTGGCCATCCCCCGCCCGGTGCTGGGAGGCGTCTTCCTGCTGGTCTGCGCCCAGATCGTGCTCTCCGGGCTGAAGCTCCTCAAGAACTCCCTGCAAACGCCCTCCCAGGGCCTGACCGCCGGACTCAGCCTGGTCATCTCCCTCAGCCTCCCCCTCTACACCTTTTCCCCTCCGCCAACCTCCGCCCTCCACTCGGCTCCACTGCTCATCCAACTCACCATCAGCAACCCGGTCGTCCTGGCCGTCACCCTCTCCATCGCCCTAAACCTCCTCCTAACCTCCCGCCCCCGGTCCGAGTAA
- a CDS encoding TIGR00282 family metallophosphoesterase, giving the protein MKILFIGDIVGRPGRRALREHLSAVQQDQEIDLTIANVENCAGGFGVLPKLAEQILAMGVDVMTSGNHIWDKKDVLDYIGQQPLLLRPGNFPPGNPGAWSAVVESKSGVPVAVANLQGRVFMAPIDCPFQMAEREIPRLKQKAPVVFLDFHCEATSEKEAMGWFLDGQVSCVVGTHTHVATADARVLPGGTAYVTDVGMTGPRDAIIGMKIEPSLARLRTARSHRFAVAKGAVIFNSVVVDVDEETGLARSIHRVDRVSE; this is encoded by the coding sequence ATGAAGATACTGTTCATTGGAGATATCGTGGGCCGCCCCGGGCGGCGGGCTCTGCGCGAGCACCTGTCCGCCGTGCAGCAGGACCAGGAGATCGACCTCACCATCGCCAACGTCGAGAACTGCGCCGGAGGCTTCGGCGTACTGCCCAAGCTGGCTGAGCAGATCCTCGCCATGGGCGTCGACGTGATGACCTCGGGCAACCACATCTGGGACAAGAAAGACGTCCTCGACTACATCGGCCAGCAGCCGCTGCTGCTGCGCCCCGGCAATTTCCCCCCCGGCAATCCCGGAGCCTGGAGCGCCGTGGTGGAAAGCAAGAGCGGAGTGCCGGTGGCGGTGGCCAACCTGCAGGGACGCGTCTTCATGGCGCCCATCGACTGTCCCTTCCAGATGGCCGAACGCGAGATCCCCCGCCTCAAGCAGAAGGCCCCGGTGGTCTTTCTCGACTTCCACTGCGAGGCCACCTCCGAGAAGGAGGCCATGGGGTGGTTCCTGGACGGGCAGGTTTCCTGCGTGGTGGGCACCCACACCCACGTGGCCACCGCCGACGCCCGGGTGCTGCCCGGCGGCACCGCCTACGTCACCGACGTGGGCATGACCGGACCCCGCGATGCCATCATCGGAATGAAGATCGAGCCCTCGCTGGCCCGCCTGCGCACCGCCCGCTCCCACCGCTTCGCCGTCGCCAAGGGGGCCGTCATCTTCAACTCGGTAGTGGTCGACGTCGACGAAGAAACCGGCCTGGCCCGCTCCATCCACCGCGTCGACCGCGTCTCTGAATAA